A single genomic interval of Camelina sativa cultivar DH55 chromosome 11, Cs, whole genome shotgun sequence harbors:
- the LOC104728309 gene encoding uncharacterized protein LOC104728309: MKLVADYDLEIAYHHGRAYLVADALSQKRAASVQEHDMESLVSEITALRLYAISQEPLGLEAADRADLLSMVRLDQESDVGLDESLRQKILREAHSSKFSIHPGTTKVYQDLKWYYHWVEMKKNVAD; the protein is encoded by the exons ATGAAGTTAGTAGCAGactatgatctggagatagcttaCCACCATGGTAGAGCTTacctggttgcagatgctttgagtcaaaagcgggcggcttcggttCAGGAGCATGACATGGAGTCATTAGTGAGTGAGATTACTGCATTAAGGCTATATGCTATCTCACAGGAGCCTTTGGGCTTGGAGGCAGCTGATAGAGCTGACTTGTTGTCCATGGTTCGGTTAGATCAAGAAAGTGAtgtggggctg GATGAGAGTCTGAGGCAAAAGATACTAAGAGAGGCTCATTCAAGCAaattctctattcatccaggaacGACAAAGGTGTACCAGGACCTCAAGTGGTATTATCATTGggttgagatgaagaagaatgtaGCCGACTAG
- the LOC104724195 gene encoding ribulose bisphosphate carboxylase small chain F1, chloroplastic-like: MASSMLSSAAVVTTPAQATMVAPFNGLKSSAAFPVTRKANNDITSIASNGGRVSCMKVWPPIGKKKFETLSYLPDLTDVELGKEVDYLLRNKWIPCVEFELEHGFVYREHGSTPGYYDGRYWTMWKLPLFGCTDSAQVLKEVEECKKEYPNAFIRIIGFDNNRQVQCISFIAYKPPSFTGA, encoded by the exons aTGGCTTCCTCTATGCTCTCCTCCGCTGCTGTGGTTACCACCCCAGCTCAAGCCACCATGGTCGCTCCATTCAACGGCTTGAAGTCATCCGCTGCTTTCCCCGTCACCCGCAAGGCCAACAACGACATTACTTCCATCGCAAGCAACGGCGGAAGAGTTAGCTGCATGAAG GTGTGGCCACCAATTggaaagaagaagtttgagactCTATCTTACCTTCCTGACCTTACCGATGTCGAATTGGGTAAGGAAGTTGACTACCTTCTCCGCAACAAGTGGATTCCTTGTGTTGAATTCGAGTTGGAG CACGGGTTCGTGTACCGTGAGCACGGAAGCACTCCCGGATACTACGATGGACGGTACTGGACAATGTGGAAGCTTCCATTGTTCGGATGCACTGACTCCGCTCAAGTGTTGAAGGAAGTGGAAGAGTGCAAGAAAGAGTACCCTAACGCCTTCATTAGGATCATCGGATTCGACAACAACCGTCAAGTCCAATGCATTAGTTTCATTGCCTACAAGCCCCCAAGCTTCACCGGGGCTTAA
- the LOC104724197 gene encoding uncharacterized protein At3g43530-like, protein MVRTKNPSYVEKSNPPADLEEEATRGDESERDSDKTDSIEKSNDKDSSESEDESDVMQPLSMYFDYSQYTKPFKMSGKCYISEAVNLLGGHLKEEELEWFLGHPQFKHFFHMPKDSNHKLMGMWMLLLLTAHLEKKNECWSIVNGTPIRYSLREMAIIYGLYCHQYPKFKDGLGSLNFARKQFKGRQIIQYGDVKAKLLSMKKPSEDRLKMAVLYFLSSVIIGKKKGGKNAPSVEPFFLRAVDDLDLCRTFPWGRMPFDENMKDMFHLMGHFDGVVGPQWVFPSFIIPLELLAFEAIPVLKNTFREDVSDSHAHRNCPRMCKMKFKASKKKGFSLKEIYDQLGTTKEIDSMLTPTPREARLLAMIIDEDGGWDDADDPVADGWSKRLIEKDKSIWFEELHNLDVAA, encoded by the exons ATGGTTCGTACAAAGAACCCAAGCTATGTGGAAAAATCGAATCCCCCAGCAgatctcgaagaagaagcaactcGTGGAGATGAATCAGAACGTGATTCCGATAAAACGGACTCAATTGAGAAGTCAAATGATAAGGATTCATCG GAATCTGAGGATGAATCCGATGTAATGCAACCTTTGAGTATGTACTTTGATTACTCCCAGTATACGAAGCCTTTCAAGATGTCTGGAAAGTGTTATATTTCAGAGGCGGTAAACTTATTAGGCGGTCATCTTAAGGAAGAGGAGTTGGAATGGTTCTTAGGGCACCCACAGTTCAAGCATTTCTTCCATATGCCTAAGGATTCAAATCATAAGTTGATGGGTATGTGGATGTTGTTGCTTCTCACAGCgcatttggagaagaaaaatgaatgcTGGTCCATTGTTAATGGGACTCCCATCCGGTATTCTCTCAGAGAAATGGCAATCATTTATGGGTTATATTGCCATCAGTATCCAAAATTCAAGGATGGTTTGGGCAGTTTAAATTTTGCTCGTAAGCAATTTAAAGGTAGACAAATAATACAATATGGAGATGTCAAAGCGAAGCTACTTTCGATGAAGAAACCTTCAGAGGATCGTTTGAAGATGGCCGTACTGTATTTTTTATCTAGCGTCATCATAGGGAAGAAAAAGGGTGGAAAGAATGCACCCTCTGTGGAGCCTTTCTTTCTTAGAGCTGTGGATGATCTTGATTTGTGTAGAACATTCCCTTGGGGTCGAATGCCATTTGATGAGAACATGAAAGACATGTTTCATTTGATGGGACACTTTGATGGAGTTGTGGGTCCACAGTGGGTCTTTCCTAGTTTCATCATTCCTTTGGAG CTTCTTGCGTTTGAAGCAATTCCTGTGCTAAAGAACACCTTCCGAGAAGACGTTTCTGATTCACATGCACACCGTAACTGTCCTCGGATGTGCAAGATGAAGTTTAAAGCAAGTAAGAAGAAaggtttttctttgaaagaaatatatgaCCAACTTGGTACAACTAAG GAGATTGATAGTATGTTAACTCCAACTCCTCGGGAGGCACGCCTTTTAGCCATGATCATAGATGAGGATGGTGGCTGGGATGATGCGGATGATCCAGTTGCTGATGGTTGGAGCAAACGTTTAATTGAAAAGGACAAGTCAATTTGGTTTGAAGAGCTTCACAACCTAGATGTGGCCGCCTGA